The following proteins come from a genomic window of Lycium ferocissimum isolate CSIRO_LF1 chromosome 4, AGI_CSIRO_Lferr_CH_V1, whole genome shotgun sequence:
- the LOC132054469 gene encoding uncharacterized protein LOC132054469: protein MEKKSATTHVLLNCPEVQPYYNLFVGMYGYAPVYSEFSEWFKCYVHDPNNGIADQFLKDIAWGPDPYVKTMKKYNVNGYKFRTEESSKHYKSNNSGVWVKGDTNNQDGDIDYYGVLQEILELEYPGWPYKKLILFRCKWFDPTPKTGTRIDPHYKIIEVKHTRQYGSYDPFVIAQNVKQVYYAPYPLRRDKSDWWVVIKTKPVGRVEVENALNVAYQNDISSVQETIGREN from the exons ATGGAGAAAAAATCAGCCACAACACATGTATTGTTGAATTGCCCGGAAGTTCAACCATATTATAA TTTGTTCGTGGGTATGTATGGCTATGCTCCTGTTTATTCCGAGTTTAGCGAGTGGTTCAAATGTTAT GTCCATGATCCAAATAATGGCATAGCTGACCAATTTCTGAAAGATATAGCTTGGGGACCAGACCCTTATGtcaaaacaatgaaaaaataCAATGTCAATGGTTACAAATTCCGTACTGAAGAAAGCTCCAAGCATTATAAAAGCAATAATAGCGGAGTTTGGGTTAAAGGGGACACTAACAATCAGGATGGAGATATTGATTATTATGGTGTGCTCCAAGAGATTTTAGAACTAGAGTATCCTGGTTGGCCATACAAAAAGTTGATACTTTTTCGTTGTAAGTGGTTTGACCCAACACCAAAAACTGGTACAAGGATAGATCCACATTACAAAATTATTGAAGTTAAGCATACAAGGCAGTATGGAAGCTATGATCCTTTTGTCATTGCACAAAATGTCAAGCAAGTGTATTATGCTCCTTATCCATTGCGTAGGGATAAATCGGATTGGTGGGTTGTTATTAAAACAAAGCCTGTGGGTCGTGTGGAAGTCGAGAATGCTTTGAATGTTGCATACCAAAATGACATATCGAGTGTTCAAGAAACGATAGGACGAGAGAATTAG
- the LOC132053837 gene encoding uncharacterized protein LOC132053837, which produces MDPLKYIFQKPMPTGKLAKWQILLSEFDIVYVTQKAIKGQAIADHLAEHPVDEEYMPIKTYFPNKEVLFVGEDISEEYPGWRMFFDGAANSKGVGIGAVLVSESEPRLSNFRKLGFPCTNNMAEYEACILGIRMAVDMSIQELLVIGDSDLLVHQVQGEWTTKNMKILPYLHCMKDLCKRFIKVEFKYVPRAQNEFADALATLSSMIQTPDKNYIDPIKVNVQYQQAYCFHVDEEPDGEPWYYDIKMYLKTGDYPEGITSVQKRTLRRLANHFFLNGEILYRRTPDLGLLRCVDAKEAVKLIKKYMAIHGDLIRVPPNELNVASSPWPFAAWGMDVIGPLEPAASNGHRFILVAIDYFTKWVEASSYKSVTKKVVVDFVRNNIICRFGVPESIITDNGANLNSGLMREICETFNITHRNSTPYRPQMNGAVEAANKNINRILRKMIDNYRHWHENCHWPFSVIAPLLGLQLGQRLTFWSMEVGRVTVEVEIPSLRIIQEAELSDAR; this is translated from the exons ATGGATCCACTCAAGTATATCTTTCAGAAGCCCATGCCTACTGGGAAGTTAGCCAAATGGCAAATTTTACTAAGTGAGTTCGATATTGTATATGTTACCCAAAAGGCTATCAAAGGGCAGGCAATAGCGGATCATCTTGCTGAACATCCCGTAGATGAAGAGTACATGCCTATTAAGACTTATTTCCCCAATAAAGAGGTGTTGTTTGTCGGAGAAGATATCTCAGAGGAATATCCAGGGTGGAGAATGTTCTTTGATGGGGCTGCAAACTCCAAAGGAGTTGGCATTGGAGCAGTTTTAGTTTCGGAGTCGGAGCCAAGATTATCCAATTTCAGAAAGCTCGGGTTTCCGTGCACCAATAATATGGCAGAGTATGAGGCTTGTATTCTTGGAATCAGAATGGCCGTTGATATGAGCATACAAGAATTATTGGTTATAGGTGATTCTGATTTATTGGTTCATCAAGTACAAGGCGAATGGACCACTAAGAACATGAAGATACTTCCGTACCTGCATTGTATGAAAGATTTATGTAAGAGATTCATCAAGGTGGAATTCAAATATGTCCCaagggctcaaaatgagttcGCTGATGCTTTGGCAACCTTGTCCTCTATGATTCAAACACCGGACAAGAATTACATAGATCCTATCAAGGTGAATGTGCAATATCAGCAAGCCTATTGTTTCCATGTAGATGAAGAACCTGATGGAGAACCTTGGTACTATGACATTAAGATGTATCTCAAGACAGGAGACTATCCAGAAGGCATAACCAGTGTTCAGAAGAGAACACTTCGAAGATTAGCAAACCACTTTTTCCTAAATGGAGAAATCCTTTATAGGAGGACTCCAGATTTAGGATTGCTAAGGTGTGTTGATGCCAAAGAGGCGGTCAAGTTGATAAAGAAATACATGGCG ATTCATGGTGATTTGATTCGCGTCCCACCAAATGAGTTAAATGTGGCAAGTTCTCCTTGGCCATTTGCagcttggggcatggatgtcatAGGTCCTCTCGAGCCGGCCGCATCAAATGGACATAGGTTCATTTTGGTAGCCATCGACTACTTCACAAAATGGGTAGAAGCATCTTCGTACAAGTCAGTGACGAAGAAGGTAGTGGTAGACTTTGTTcgcaataacatcatttgtcGATTCGGAGTCCCTGAGTCAATTATAACAGATAATGGAGCTAATCTTAATAGTGGTCTAATGCGTGAGATATGCGAAACGTTTAATATTACTCACCGCAATTCCACCCCATACCGACCTCAGATGAATGGAGCAGTTGAAGcagccaacaaaaacatcaatagAATATTGCGGAAGATGATTGATAATTACAGACATTGGCACGAAAACTGCCATTGGCCCTTCTCGGTTATCGCACCACTATTAGGACTTCAACTGGGGCAACGCCTTACCTTTTGGTCTATGGAAGTAGGCCGTGTTACTGTAGAGGTAGAGATACCATCCTTGAGGATTATCCAAGAAGCTGAGTTGAGTGATGCCAGGTAG
- the LOC132053838 gene encoding uncharacterized protein LOC132053838 → MRAALMWTINDFPAYGMLSGWMTAGKLACPCCMENTKSFTLKHGGKNSWFDCHRQFLPMDHEFRSMRNAFRKNKTEHDLPPPTLSGEQIWERVRDLPKVTETPPSRLNGYGVEHNWTKQSIFWELPYWKHNLLRHNLDVMHIEKNYFDNLFNTVMDVRDKTKDNIKARKDLMEYCRRPELHLQQSKNKNKIAKPKASYTFTLEDKRKICEWIKSLRMPEGYASNLGKRVDVVEGKLVGMKSHDCHVFMETLVPIAFRGLPERIWKPITEISLFFKELCSNTLREDTLLLMNQNIRVTSCKLERFLPCGFFDVMEHLPVHLVQEALLGGPVQYRWMYPWERKIGKCKRFVKQKNRIEGSICEAYLALRGNLSLRQLETMKVRMILWPRQNPYSIDRAGF, encoded by the exons aTGCGTGCTGCTCTTATGTGGACTATTAATGATTTCCCTGCCTATGGAATGTTGTCAGGGTGGATGACTGCTGGCAAATTAGCTTGTCCTTGTTGTATGGAAAACACTAAATCGTTCACTTTAAAACACGGGGGCAAGaattcatggtttgattgtCACCGTCAGTTCTTACCAATGGATCATGAGTTTAGGAGTATGAGAAATGCATTCAGGAAGAATAAAACTGAACATGACTTACCACCGCCAACATTGTCAGGGGAGCAAATTTGGGAGAGGGTTAGGGACTTGCCTAAGGTGACAGAAACTCCACCTTCTAGATTAAATGGATATGGGGTTGAGCATAATTGGACGAAACAGAGCATATTCTGGGAGTTACCTTATTGGAAGCATAATCTTCTCCGACATAATCTTGATGTCATGCATATTGAAAAGAATTATTTTGATAATCTGTTTAATACAGTGATGGATGTTAGGGACAAGACAAAAGATAACATAAAGGCCAGGaaggacttaatggaatattgtAGGCGACCAGAATTGCACctacaacaatcaaaaaataaaaataagatcgCCAAGCCAAAGGCCAGTTATACATTCACTTTGGAGGATAAACGAAAGATTTGTGAGTGGATAAAGAGTTTGAGGATGCCCGAGGGGTATGCGTCCAACTTGGGTAAGCGTGTAGATGTGGTAGAAGGAAAGTTGGTGGGTATGAAAAGTCATGATTGCCATGTTTTCATGGAAACTTTAGTTCCTATTGCATTTCGTGGCTTACCCGAAAGAATATGGAAACCAATTACAGAGATTAGTTTGTTCTTCAAAGAGTTATGTTCCAACACATTGAGGGAAGATACTCTACTTTTGATGAATCAGAACATTCGTGTAACCTCATGTAAGCTGGAGAGATTTCTTCCATGTGGTTTCTTTGATGTGATGGAACATCTTCCGGTCCATCTTGTACAAGAGGCACTACTCGGAGGCCCAGTTCAATATAGATGGATGTACCCTTGGGAGAG GAAAATTGGCAAATGTAAACGGTTTGTGAAACAGAAGAATAGGATCGAGGGATCTATATGTGAGGCCTATCTTGCTTTGCGCGGAAACCTCTCACTTC GCCAACTCGAAACGATGAAGGTGAGAATGATCCTTTGGCCCCGCCAAAATCCATATTCAATCGACCGTGCCGGGTTCTAA
- the LOC132053836 gene encoding uncharacterized protein LOC132053836, giving the protein MEDCKSVSTPMKQKEKLQNDNGVELVDKGVYKILIGCMMYLTTIRLDILFPVTVLSTFLNCVTELHIMAGKRVSSKKQETVEQSTVEEEVLASIYSVNQALCLRKVMMGSIDEARRKH; this is encoded by the exons ATGGAAGATTGCAAGAGTGTGAGTACTCCAATGAAGCAAAAGGAAAAGCTGCAAAATGACAATGGAGTTGAACTAGTTGATAAAGGAgtgtataaaattttaattggaTGCATGATGTATCTCACAACAATAAGGCTTGACATCTTATTTCCTGTGACTGTTTTATCTAcatttctgaattgtgttactGAGTTACATATAATGGCTGGAAAAAGAGTG AGCtcaaagaaacaagaaacaGTGGAACAATCGACTGTTGAAGAAGAGGTTTTGGCATCAATATATTCTGTTAATCAAGCACTATGTCTGAGAAAAGTTATGATGGGATCTATAGATGAAGCAAGAAGAAAGCACTGA